The following coding sequences are from one Achromobacter sp. B7 window:
- a CDS encoding circularly permuted type 2 ATP-grasp protein, translating into MKDRPSRPAAYDEMRDSAGGIRSQYQAFERWHQEQSAEAMAVRRLEADLSFRRVGITFSVAGDAAGTERLIPFDLIPRIIPADEWRHLEAGLKQRVRALNMFIHDIYHGHDIVRAGIVPAEQVFLNAQYRPEMQDVDVAEDIYCHIAGVDIVRAGAGEFYVLEDNLRVPSGVSYMLENRKMSMRLMPDAFSRIKVEPVAHYPDLLLDNLREVAPHGGDDPTVVVLTPGMYNSAYFEHAFLAQQMGVELVEGQDLFVEQNTVYMRTTQGPRKVDVIYRRLDDDFLDPLSFRADSALGVPGLLSVYRAGRVTLANAIGTGIADDKSTYLYVPDMIRFYLSEEPILSNVPTWRCGRPDELSHVLANMHDLVVKEVHGAGGYGMLVGPSASRAEVEAFKERVRANPANYIAQPTLALSTVPTYVESGVAPRHIDLRPYVLCGKDIRTVPGGLCRVALTEGSLVVNSSQGGGTKDTWVLED; encoded by the coding sequence ATGAAGGACAGACCATCCCGTCCCGCCGCTTATGACGAAATGCGCGACAGCGCAGGCGGCATACGCTCCCAATACCAGGCGTTCGAACGCTGGCACCAAGAGCAGTCGGCCGAGGCCATGGCCGTGCGCCGGCTGGAAGCCGACCTTAGCTTTCGCCGGGTCGGCATCACGTTTTCCGTCGCCGGCGACGCCGCCGGCACCGAACGCCTGATCCCGTTCGACCTGATCCCGCGCATCATTCCCGCCGACGAATGGCGCCACCTGGAAGCCGGCCTGAAGCAGCGCGTGCGCGCGCTGAACATGTTCATCCACGACATCTACCACGGCCACGACATCGTGCGCGCGGGCATCGTGCCGGCCGAACAGGTATTCCTGAACGCCCAGTACCGCCCCGAAATGCAGGACGTGGACGTGGCCGAGGACATCTACTGCCACATCGCCGGCGTGGATATCGTGCGGGCCGGCGCGGGTGAATTCTATGTGCTGGAAGACAACCTGCGCGTGCCCTCGGGCGTGTCGTACATGCTTGAAAACCGCAAGATGTCGATGCGGCTGATGCCCGACGCGTTCAGCCGCATCAAGGTCGAACCGGTGGCGCACTATCCCGACCTGCTGCTGGACAACCTGCGCGAAGTGGCCCCGCATGGCGGCGACGATCCCACCGTGGTGGTGTTGACGCCCGGGATGTACAACTCGGCCTACTTCGAACACGCGTTCCTGGCCCAGCAGATGGGCGTGGAACTGGTCGAAGGGCAAGACCTGTTCGTGGAACAGAACACCGTCTACATGCGCACCACGCAAGGCCCGCGCAAGGTGGACGTTATCTACCGCCGGCTGGACGACGATTTTCTGGACCCGCTGTCGTTTCGGGCCGATTCGGCGCTGGGCGTGCCCGGCCTGCTGTCCGTTTACCGCGCGGGCCGCGTCACGCTGGCCAACGCCATCGGCACCGGCATCGCCGACGACAAATCCACCTATCTCTACGTGCCGGACATGATCCGGTTCTATCTCAGCGAAGAGCCCATCCTGTCCAACGTGCCAACCTGGCGTTGCGGGCGGCCTGATGAACTGTCACACGTGCTGGCCAACATGCACGACCTGGTGGTCAAGGAAGTGCATGGCGCCGGGGGCTACGGCATGCTGGTGGGCCCGTCCGCCAGCCGCGCCGAAGTCGAGGCCTTCAAGGAACGCGTGCGCGCCAACCCGGCCAACTACATCGCGCAACCCACGCTGGCGCTATCTACCGTGCCAACCTATGTGGAATCCGGCGTCGCGCCGCGCCACATCGACCTGCGCCCGTACGTGCTGTGCGGCAAGGACATCCGCACGGTGCCCGGCGGCCTGTGCCGCGTGGCGCTGACCGAAGGCTCGCTGGTGGTCAACAGCAGCCAGGGCGGCGGCACCAAAGACACCTGGGTTCTGGAGGACTGA
- a CDS encoding alpha-E domain-containing protein has product MLSRTADNLFWMCRYIERAENTARMLDVNLQMSLLPQDPQTREGSWLGVLRISELQGLYQTKYASISPNDVLQYMVRDPENASSIYSCMRAARENARAVRGSLTTEVWETYNTTWLELLKHLHTGLLERNPGEFFEWVKFRSHLARGVTIGTMLEDEALYFLRIGMHLERADNTARMLDVKFHERGSQATTEARGEGSGTAALQSEFYRWSALLSSVSGLEIYRKVYRDVITPDRVAELLILHPDMPRSLLSSMRAVSEDLARVSNQRSTETQRRAGMLCAELQFGRVEDILDSGLHQYLDHFLDRINDLGNRISQDFLVPLSA; this is encoded by the coding sequence ATGCTGAGCCGAACCGCCGACAACCTGTTCTGGATGTGCCGCTACATTGAACGCGCCGAAAACACGGCGCGCATGCTGGACGTGAACCTGCAAATGTCGCTGCTGCCGCAAGACCCGCAAACGCGCGAAGGGTCGTGGCTGGGCGTGCTGCGCATCTCCGAGCTGCAAGGGCTGTATCAAACCAAGTACGCCTCCATCTCGCCCAACGACGTGTTGCAGTACATGGTGCGTGATCCGGAGAACGCATCGTCGATCTATTCCTGCATGCGCGCGGCCCGGGAAAACGCGCGCGCCGTGCGCGGCAGCCTGACCACCGAGGTCTGGGAAACCTACAACACCACCTGGCTGGAATTGCTTAAGCATTTGCATACCGGCCTGCTGGAACGCAACCCCGGTGAGTTTTTTGAATGGGTGAAGTTCCGATCGCATCTGGCGCGGGGCGTCACGATCGGCACGATGCTGGAAGACGAGGCGCTGTATTTCCTGCGCATCGGCATGCACCTGGAACGCGCGGACAATACCGCCCGGATGCTGGACGTGAAATTCCACGAACGCGGCAGCCAGGCCACGACGGAAGCGCGTGGCGAAGGCTCAGGCACCGCGGCGCTGCAAAGCGAGTTCTATCGTTGGTCGGCACTACTCAGTTCAGTGTCCGGGCTGGAGATCTACCGCAAGGTGTACCGCGACGTCATCACGCCGGACCGCGTGGCCGAGCTGCTGATCCTGCACCCCGACATGCCGCGTTCGCTGCTGTCGTCGATGCGTGCCGTGTCCGAAGACCTGGCGCGCGTTTCCAACCAACGCTCAACCGAGACCCAGCGCCGCGCGGGCATGCTGTGCGCCGAGCTGCAATTTGGCCGCGTCGAGGACATTCTGGATAGCGGCCTGCACCAATACCTGGACCATTTCCTGGACCGCATCAACGATTTGGGCAACCGGATCAGCCAGGACTTCCTGGTCCCGCTGTCGGCATAA
- a CDS encoding transglutaminase family protein encodes MKQFITHVTHYRYTAPVTYSIQTLRMTPRDDEHQRVLRWHIEAPGALEKQVDAYGNITHTLTLNRPHTDIELRVVGQVQVAPLTRGLLGSADSRLPVHAYCVQTPLTQADDTILAFVRGVLPNGLGTQDDILALANAISDRVAYEPGTTDVTTAANQVLAMGHGVCQDHAHLFLACVRGLGVPARYVSGYVHTTTEHSASHAWADVFLPDIGWTSIDVTNRQFASDSHCRLAVARDYDSASPVRGVRSGGGEESMEISVQVQTSGQQ; translated from the coding sequence ATGAAACAGTTCATCACGCACGTCACGCACTACCGCTACACGGCGCCGGTTACCTACAGCATCCAGACGCTGCGCATGACCCCGCGCGACGACGAACACCAACGCGTGCTGCGGTGGCACATCGAAGCGCCCGGCGCGTTGGAAAAGCAGGTGGACGCGTACGGCAACATCACCCACACGCTGACCTTGAACCGCCCGCACACCGATATCGAACTGCGTGTGGTCGGGCAGGTGCAGGTGGCGCCGCTGACGCGTGGCCTTTTAGGTAGTGCAGACAGCCGCCTGCCCGTGCACGCCTATTGCGTGCAGACGCCGTTGACCCAGGCGGACGACACCATTCTGGCCTTTGTGCGCGGCGTGCTGCCCAATGGCCTGGGCACCCAGGACGACATCCTGGCGCTGGCCAACGCCATCAGCGACCGCGTGGCGTACGAACCCGGCACCACCGACGTGACCACGGCCGCCAACCAGGTGCTGGCGATGGGCCACGGCGTCTGCCAGGACCACGCCCACCTGTTCCTGGCCTGCGTGCGCGGGTTGGGCGTGCCCGCGCGCTACGTCAGCGGCTACGTGCACACCACCACCGAACACTCGGCCAGCCACGCCTGGGCCGACGTGTTTTTGCCCGACATCGGCTGGACCAGTATCGACGTCACCAACCGCCAATTCGCATCCGACAGCCATTGCCGCCTGGCCGTGGCGCGGGATTACGATTCCGCCTCGCCCGTGCGCGGCGTGCGCAGCGGCGGGGGTGAAGAATCCATGGAGATCAGCGTGCAGGTGCAGACGTCCGGCCAGCAATAA
- a CDS encoding proteasome-type protease, whose product MTYCVAARLDAGLVFLSDSRTNAGVDQISVFRKMTVFERPGERVMVLMSSGNLAVSQAVLHALARQHDEGGDTIWNAPDLFEATRCVGAAVREVYRREAPALQEQGVEFNVSLIFGGQIGTEGCRLFQVYAAGNFIEASQECPYFQIGEAKYGKPILDRVLRPDTSLDEAAKCALISMDSTLRSNISVGLPLDLLVYDTDTLRVTHFASIDERNEYFRMIRGTWGERLRQVFAEIPDPLWTNPNDPGSLVPPSRVHQPLRVEPVNAPPASSYPAPQVLAEDPGKDQAS is encoded by the coding sequence ATGACCTATTGCGTAGCCGCCCGCCTTGATGCCGGCCTGGTTTTCCTTTCTGACTCCCGCACGAACGCCGGCGTCGACCAGATCAGCGTCTTCCGAAAAATGACCGTGTTCGAGCGCCCGGGCGAGCGCGTCATGGTGCTGATGAGCTCGGGCAACCTGGCCGTCAGCCAGGCGGTGCTGCATGCGCTGGCGCGCCAGCACGACGAAGGCGGCGACACCATCTGGAACGCGCCCGACCTGTTCGAGGCCACCCGCTGCGTGGGCGCGGCGGTGCGCGAGGTCTACCGCCGCGAGGCGCCCGCGTTGCAGGAACAGGGCGTGGAGTTCAACGTCAGCCTGATTTTCGGGGGACAGATCGGCACGGAAGGCTGCCGGCTGTTCCAGGTCTACGCGGCCGGCAACTTCATCGAAGCCAGCCAGGAATGCCCGTACTTCCAGATCGGCGAAGCCAAGTACGGCAAGCCCATCCTGGACCGCGTGCTGCGCCCGGACACGTCGCTGGACGAGGCCGCCAAGTGCGCGCTGATCTCCATGGACTCGACCTTGCGGTCAAACATCTCGGTGGGCCTGCCGCTGGACCTGCTGGTCTACGACACCGACACGCTGCGCGTGACCCACTTTGCCAGCATCGACGAACGCAACGAGTATTTCCGCATGATCCGGGGCACCTGGGGCGAGCGCCTGCGCCAGGTCTTTGCCGAAATTCCAGACCCGCTGTGGACCAACCCCAACGACCCCGGTTCGCTGGTGCCACCCAGCCGCGTGCACCAGCCGCTGCGTGTTGAACCCGTCAATGCGCCCCCGGCCAGCAGCTATCCCGCGCCGCAAGTGCTGGCCGAGGATCCAGGCAAGGATCAGGCCAGTTAG
- a CDS encoding tripartite tricarboxylate transporter substrate-binding protein: protein MPHHFARVADRASVRASLRASLRASLRATIRASIRASIRAAWPALALSCLAWGSASAQGAYPNHPISLVVPFAAGGPTDVVARSLGASMAKTLGQSVIIENRTGAGGTLASQHVARAAPDGYTFLIHHNGMATAPALYRKLSFNPLTDFAYVGQVADVPMTLLGRKDLPADGMAGFIKYARENGNKINLANAGLGAVSQLCGMLLQESLGVQFTTVPYAGTAPAMTALLGGQVDVLCDQTTQTIPQIKADRVKLFGVTTLDRIKTLPDAPTLQEGGLKGFEVKVWHGVYAPKGTPPEAINKFNAALRAALKDPAFSQKMAELGAEIVPESKQTPEGLQTWLQAEVDKWGTVIRKVGVYAD from the coding sequence ATGCCCCATCATTTCGCGCGCGTGGCCGATCGCGCCTCCGTTCGCGCCTCCCTTCGCGCCTCCCTTCGCGCCTCCCTTCGCGCGACCATTCGCGCCTCTATTCGCGCCTCTATTCGCGCCGCCTGGCCGGCACTGGCCCTGTCCTGCCTTGCCTGGGGCTCCGCCAGTGCGCAAGGCGCTTACCCGAACCACCCCATTTCGCTGGTCGTGCCGTTCGCCGCTGGCGGGCCGACGGACGTCGTGGCGCGCAGCCTGGGCGCGTCCATGGCCAAGACGCTTGGGCAAAGCGTCATCATTGAAAACCGCACCGGCGCGGGCGGCACGCTGGCCTCGCAGCATGTGGCGCGCGCGGCGCCGGACGGCTACACGTTCCTGATCCACCACAACGGCATGGCGACCGCGCCGGCCCTGTATCGCAAGCTGTCGTTCAACCCGCTGACCGACTTCGCTTACGTCGGCCAGGTGGCGGACGTGCCCATGACGCTGCTGGGCCGCAAGGACTTGCCGGCCGACGGCATGGCGGGCTTTATCAAGTACGCGCGTGAAAACGGCAACAAGATCAACCTGGCCAACGCGGGCCTGGGCGCGGTGTCGCAGCTGTGCGGCATGCTGTTGCAGGAATCGCTGGGCGTGCAGTTCACCACCGTGCCCTATGCCGGCACGGCGCCCGCGATGACGGCGCTGCTGGGCGGCCAGGTAGACGTGCTGTGCGACCAGACCACACAGACCATCCCGCAGATCAAGGCCGACCGCGTCAAGCTGTTCGGTGTCACCACACTGGACCGCATCAAGACGCTGCCGGACGCGCCGACGCTACAGGAAGGCGGTTTGAAGGGCTTTGAGGTGAAGGTGTGGCATGGCGTCTATGCGCCCAAGGGTACGCCGCCAGAAGCCATCAACAAGTTCAACGCGGCGTTGCGCGCGGCGCTGAAGGACCCGGCGTTCTCGCAAAAGATGGCAGAGCTGGGCGCCGAGATCGTGCCGGAATCCAAGCAGACACCCGAAGGCCTGCAAACCTGGCTGCAAGCCGAGGTAGACAAGTGGGGCACCGTCATCCGCAAGGTAGGGGTGTACGCGGATTAA
- the metF gene encoding methylenetetrahydrofolate reductase [NAD(P)H], protein MSDSTSPAFSLEFFPPRDLAGQERLVRAAKQMLAIQPKYVSVTFGAGGSTRAGTADAVRTLRNLGCDAAPHLSCVGATRQDLRDILQTYKNEGVRRVVALRGDLPSGMGGDAGELRYANELVSFIREETGDWFHIEVAAYPEMHPQAANPSLDLDHFVAKVNAGADAAITQYFFNADAYFDFVDRAQAKGVKVPIVPGIMPITNHTQLLRFSEMCGAEVPRWIRLRLAEFGDDKASIRAFGVDVVTELCQTLLDNGAPGLHFYTLNHAEAPLAVWKELAL, encoded by the coding sequence ATGTCTGACTCGACTTCCCCTGCTTTCAGCCTGGAGTTCTTTCCGCCGCGTGACCTGGCTGGTCAGGAACGGCTGGTTCGCGCGGCCAAGCAGATGCTGGCCATCCAGCCCAAGTACGTCAGCGTGACCTTCGGCGCGGGTGGTTCCACGCGCGCCGGCACGGCCGACGCCGTGCGCACGCTGCGTAACCTGGGCTGCGATGCCGCGCCCCACTTGTCTTGCGTGGGCGCCACGCGGCAGGATCTGCGCGACATTCTGCAAACCTACAAGAACGAAGGCGTGCGGCGCGTGGTGGCGCTGCGTGGCGACCTGCCTTCGGGCATGGGCGGCGATGCGGGCGAACTGCGCTACGCCAACGAACTGGTGTCGTTCATCCGCGAGGAAACGGGCGACTGGTTCCACATTGAAGTCGCGGCCTATCCCGAAATGCACCCGCAGGCCGCCAACCCGTCGCTTGACCTGGACCATTTCGTGGCCAAGGTAAACGCGGGCGCGGATGCGGCCATCACGCAGTACTTCTTTAACGCCGACGCCTATTTCGACTTTGTCGACCGGGCCCAGGCCAAGGGCGTGAAGGTGCCGATCGTGCCGGGCATCATGCCCATCACGAACCACACCCAGCTGCTGCGTTTCTCGGAAATGTGCGGCGCCGAAGTGCCGCGCTGGATCCGCCTGCGCCTGGCCGAGTTTGGCGACGACAAGGCATCCATCCGCGCTTTTGGCGTGGATGTGGTGACCGAGTTGTGCCAGACCCTGCTGGACAACGGCGCGCCCGGACTGCACTTCTACACCTTGAACCACGCGGAAGCCCCGCTGGCGGTGTGGAAGGAACTGGCGCTGTAA
- a CDS encoding phage holin family protein, which yields MTLILVWILNAVALLAVAYLLPGIAVASFGSALIAALVLGLVNMLVKPVLVLLTLPITIVTLGLFLIVINALLFWFVGSVLKGFQVNGFWWAVGGAILYSIISGLLTKLIP from the coding sequence GTGACATTGATACTCGTCTGGATTCTGAACGCGGTGGCCCTGCTGGCTGTTGCTTACCTCTTGCCCGGCATTGCCGTGGCCAGTTTCGGGTCTGCGCTGATCGCCGCGCTGGTGCTGGGTCTGGTGAACATGCTGGTCAAGCCGGTGCTGGTGCTGCTGACGCTGCCCATCACGATCGTCACCCTTGGGCTCTTCCTTATCGTCATCAACGCCTTGTTGTTCTGGTTCGTCGGCTCCGTGCTGAAGGGCTTCCAGGTCAACGGGTTCTGGTGGGCCGTGGGCGGTGCCATTCTGTACAGCATCATCTCTGGCCTGCTTACCAAACTGATCCCCTAA